From Bos indicus isolate NIAB-ARS_2022 breed Sahiwal x Tharparkar chromosome X, NIAB-ARS_B.indTharparkar_mat_pri_1.0, whole genome shotgun sequence:
AGCAAGGGGAGTGGTATGGCAAATGCTGAATGTTTAAGTTGCTGACTGAAGACAGCTGCTGGGAATCCCCAAGTGCTGTGGCAAGGGGTGTGGCGGTGACAGCAACCGGTTTGAGAACAACCAAGTAAGACTTCTAGATCTACTGTTCACAGGCTCTTACCAATAATCTCTGTACTTCTGCCATTTAAAAACCTGGCTCAAAAGTTGTCCTCTCCCCACAGCCTTCTTCTTGGCCACTCCTTTACCCCATGTCATTACCATGCTCATGTACCGCATTTTTCATGCATCTAATTCACCTATAATCATCTATATATTGCTCTGCAAGCATGTTAAGTATCATATCTTAAACGACACTGTGAGCTCTGTGAGGATAGAACTATTCTTCTATTTCTCTAGTTTCCAACCACGGAACTCAGCAAAGTGTATAtgctaataagaaaaaaaaaataccaggttTCCTCCCCCAGTGACATATAATTTCCACTCAGCTATTCAACACTAACATTTTTACAGGTGAGCAAGTTTGAAAGTATGGTACACTAAGAGCTGTAGAAAATACACCCACACTTGATAGAAAAGATGCCACTTATGGTTGGACCAAACATAAAATATGCCCCACCCAACCAACTAAATTATTACACCATACTTTTTCCTTTGGGCACTTTTCTTTCTGCTACATAAGCCTGTGGCTCATTTTTGTTCTTAGCAACACTGTAACTACAGAAGCTCAACTCTAAATAAGTTCACTGTTGGGAATCTACTCTTCCCACCTACACAACCACTGGCTTCCCACACTGTCTCCAGTGTCTTCTGAGCAACTGCCCAATTACTGATTGTGGAAAGACAGCTTACACACTGAAGGTCCATTCTTGGCAGCCCCTGGGTTTTACTGCTGGTCCTCATGCACTTAGCTTAATTGATTCAGAACAGTATCAAAAAGACATTATTACACAAGTTGGGGGGGTAAAAAGactatttaagaaaatttaaatgtaagaGCCCTGGTCATTGTGCTGCTTTAAAACAGGCAAGCATGTGTGACATGGAGAGAACAGAAAAACGCCTATTGAAATAGGGAACTGACTAATTTCATTGCACAAGTTTTAGTGTTTCGCACATATACATTCTCAAAAAGATGGTCTGTTAATGGGAAACACAACTGACttcaaaattataataaactGCAATAATAGGATATAGTGTTTTAACACAATTTCAAAAAGTGTACAATCTTTTAAagacaacaatgtgaatgttaGTCTGTTTCTGAGAAACACATacttagagaaaaaaacaatatatgCGTGGGCTAACAGAgcagttttctctttctcagtaGTGGTCTTTCTTCCCACTGGACTTAGAGATCCTTCTTGGTTGCTATCAACTAACTGGGACCTGAATGCAGCACAAACACAATTCATAAGCACAAAAAATTATGAGCTAGCTTATCACTCCCTTTGGCCATATGGGGGAGAAGGTAAAATAAGCATCGAGTTTTCCTTTGTAACTAAATATACCTTGCCCTACATACACCTTCATGCAtggatgtaaaaataattttgtaatttatatttctatatccTACCATTTCAGTCACTGAAGGTTTTTACAGCATAAATGACAACTGGGGGCATGCCCTGCTTTCTTTTCTATAAGATAGGACACCAGATTGCCTTCCAATGGAAATAGACCTTGTTGAAAAACAACCCATATAATACCTCCCAAAATGCTCAACAGTTTTTCagactattattttaaaagaactataCATTACGATCATTATGCTAGCATAGATAAGGAAATCTGTAATGGCTTAGTAGCATCATCTAGGAGAAACACACACCTTCTGGCTATCTTGGTCAGTCTTCATCCAAAAGGGACTTAACAGAAATAGTCTGTGCTTAAAATGCTGATTTAATATCATTTTGACCTGAGCTGTATTATCAAATCATCTTACTAACATGGGATAGGATTGTTACTGTTCTAATGAAACAAAGTGCCTACCTCTCATCTCCCTACAGCAACCCAATTCGTCCCAAGCACACCAACAAATAGTAATTTGACTACTGTGACAAGACAAGAAAAAGGTAATTGTTCAAACACCTGATGAGGGTATCTGAAAATCTGCATGTCcaagagttgatttttttttaaatacatgttgTTCACTGCAATGGGGGGAAACACACTTATTGATGTTTAATAGTAAAGTATCTTTTATGTGCTCTGGTTTATACAAAATATAGTACTGCATTAACTTCAAAGGTGGtaagaagattaaaataaaagttcATGGGATGTGACATGCAACACAGTATTAAAGATATAAGACTGAGCAATCCCAGTGCCTTAGCAGGATCCTTTTATGTTTCTTTGTTAATGAGGGAAATTCTTAAAATGCAATCCAGCAAGCATAAGTGTGagtaaaaagcttttaaaatcttattacaACATGTTATTTAGTGAGCTAATCATCAAAGCATTTTTTTAGGGGGCTTTAGTTACTAAAATCAATAAAACTCACTTAAAGATATCATATCTGAGCTGCTTTTATTCCTAAAATGTGCTCCTCACATTTAAcaatttctggggaaaaaaaacctaaaatcatACAGCAGGTTTCCAGTTAAGGGTTTCCTCCCCTCAATCTCACCTCGGACTGAAACCATCCCAAGAACCTCAGACTCTTATTAGGATCTTGGCAGCATTCAGTCTCCCTGGTGTAAGTTAGAAAGAACATGATAAAGGATATTGGCATGGAAGCAGGAAGTTTTATATTGGAAGCTGACAGTGAAAAGTGCCATTCCCTTACAGTTGCTCAAGTActttattcaggtcttctgctgtCGGAACCAGCGGGGCTCAACGTGTGGTCCTGGGAACTgtagcagcagcatcaccagGGAGCTTGGTTGAAATGCAAATTCacggccccaccccagaccaactgaatcagaaactctgggaatgGGGCCCAGCaatttgtgttttaacaagcACTACAGGAGCTTATGaagtaaagtttgagaaccacacCTCCCCAAACTTTTCCATGTGCCTAAGAGTCACCTGGGGaaacttgttaaaatgcagattcaaaTTCGGCAGGTCTGAGCTGGGGTATGTGAGCCTACATTTTGAACAAGTTCCAGGTGATGTGTCTGCAGACCACACTGCAAGTGTTTTCCCAAACCGGCTGTTTACCAAAAATCACTCAGAAGGCTCATAAAATTCGAGTACCCAGGAACCACCCCACATCAAATTAATCACAATGTCAGGAGAAAGGCCTAGTCGAATACAACATACTGGTCCTCCACCTCAGCTACCTGGAGAGATTCTAAAAATCCTGATGCCCAGGCCCTATCcaagaccaattaaatcagaatctctggggttgGGACCCAGGCATCTGTCTTTTTAGTAATTCTTCAGTGATTCCAATGTGCAGCCAAAGTTGAGAAGGACAGTTCTGGAGTAGAACTGGCTCAACACCTGGCACAGTGGATCCCTTATAACGTTCCCATCCATAAATGCAAAGCTCTGTGAGTTGTAAAATGCACCTAAAGTCGTGTTTTCTTTAAATCATGTTTTGAACCTTAGTTCTGTGGGCACATGTGGCTGTACAACTGAGACCAAggattcagtcattcattcctCACTCTGAACACAAATGTTACCTTTCCTCCACTGAACAGATTTCCATTCTCCTCCCAAGCCCCAGCTATGGCTACTTCTTAGCAATGAGGTAGGTACTCAAGGAAACAGTAGCAACAGTGTTGTGTTGATACAGTTGAAACAGCAGATACACTGTATCCATACAGCCTGCTCCTATGGTGACATCCTCCCAGCCAAACCTGAAACTGATAGATCATGGAAATTTCTAATAACCTACTGGAGTGGAAGGGTCACTGATGAAACCAGAACTTCTAAGCCCATAAAAGGCAGATTTCACCAGTGACAGACATTTTGGCAGAAAGATCCTGGGAAAGGATGAAAACGGTGTGCTTTCCTATAGGAGGATGTGCCACTGTTGAAAGCAAGTCTTCCGGTGGACAGAGACAGGACCTAAACAGCACTGCTCATGACACCATGATACTAATAACTCTGGGGGGGAAGCAATGTATCTATTTATGTCTTATGGCCCCCAGCACCAAGCCACACTAACAAGTACACAATGctattaaatatgtaaaacagaaagaaaataggtGCTGGTTACTAAGGCACTGTCAAGTGATTCTAGTTCTTTTACTCCCATGATCAAACCCTGCTTTGAAGAAGTTTTCCTAAATTTTTCCACAGTCCACCTCCAAAATGActttaagataaaagaaaataaagatacacTCCTCTTGCCACTTAAGTGAACTTCCATTCTCCTCTTGGTCATGTTCAGTGTCTCTTCTAAATTTGTTGTTTGGTGGAATACATGACACAGTCAAGGCCTGCTAAATGATAATAGTTATTATTCTTTCACCATTGTTGCAACATATCCACAGTGGTCAAAGGGtgtcttattttttctgtttaattccaagagaaagaaatccaGTGGGTGGGGTAttagagaaataatatttaaatatgtgtgcAAAGTAGCCACTCTTAAATGACACTTTCAAAAGCAGTTTCTGTATGAGCTGGTCAAGCtcactttccttttaaaattcttgttaCAGTCATTCAGTTAACCCAAACTCACTTTAAAATGTGTGAAAATAGCACCTCCTGAAAGCGTGTTCACATATGCTTTGGAGCAATGGAGCGTGAATAGTAAAACAGCCTTTGCCAAACTCATATAACTAAACAGGAGTGAATTTTTGCAGTCCCATGACTTTGCTGAGCCAACCTATGTATCATCCCAGGACTGGCTTTAATACATCATAGACATCCAAGAGAAGGCAGAAAAGTCACAAATAAGTGACTCAacctaataaatatttcatagacTTTTTTTTACATGGCAgtctttttcaaaatgaattctACTTCTTAACCAAAAAGCAAATTGGCTAAGTACAGGTGTGGGTTTAGGATTTAAGCTTTTAGAATTGAAACTATGAAAGTTATCAAGATATGTAATTTGACAAAGTGTCAGTCTCTGCTCTTTCACGCATTTCTTATGAACCAATGCCCAAAGAGGGACCAGGTCTGAAAGAAAATGCACAGGCCACAGAAAAGtggcaaaaatacaaaatgaaatacatttcaagtatcaaagccaaagaaaaacaaaacgaaTTTACAATTTCCAGGATACTTTATTGCAATTTCCACTTTacatattaaatgaatatttttagacTAGGCAGAGTGTTTATACTATCCAGTCGCAGTTAATCCCCTAAtctcacaaaatgaaaagaagcaGTTTTAAAAGAACATCAATTTAGGTACTTACGGTATGGGGACAAGGGGCACTTGTCTTAGCCAGAAAAAGGGTTGATGCTTTTCAGTATAAGTTTCACTGaaatttttctctattatttttcccattgatGCTAAGTACTCATAAGTAAAACAATCACCCTTTTTGTCATTCTGCCCTTCCTTGGGCTTTACATTCTGTCTTGAGCATTTAACTCAAAAAGTCAGTTTACACTCAAGtgtacacattaaaaaaacaacacatgCCCTATCTCCCACACATCCAAATGGACAGGGATTAGAATTAACCTGGCTTTTAGCTGTAACAGTTTTATTCTAAACAATTTCAACCACACATTTGAAGGgtaaaataaaagtacaaaaccggaggaaaccataaaattcctacaCACTTGCTGTTTAAATAGTTCCCGAATCGTCAAACCTAACATGGGTTTCTTAAAAGTGAAATCGACACAAAAGCGAGTGCACGCGTAATGTACAAATTGACAGTGGCTCTATGGGGACAGCTCTCTTTGAATGAGCTATTACCCAGAcggtggaattaaaaaaaaaaaaatctcactcttTAAATGTGAGAGAGCCGGCGGTGCGCTTCACTAGAAACACATTTTAATGGGTAAGTTCGGGTAAAAATAGGTCCTAAGGGAACATGTGTTTTGACAAAAaacctcttccctccccaggacaCAAGGAAACCCGAAGGAAAAAGATGGGTAAGCTCATAGGCTCCGGAGCTAAGTTCCATCACTGGCAGAACAGAAGTTGGATAGTTGCTATTTTTTACGTTGCAATGGGATAGTAACGCTCCATGTGCATGGTACGCGGGGCGGGAACACCGGCGGGACTTCCACTGGGGGTCAAGGAAACCCAATACAGGAGAGGTCAACACCGTGAGCGACCCAGAGCTCCCAAACCCGGGAGATGGGGAGCCGGGGTGGCGAAGGAGAGGGTCAAAACTCCTCGAAGTTATCTCAAAGAGAAAGCGAACACCTCTGGGAGTCAGCGAGCCATCTCTCGCAGCAGCACCCCTCTCCAAGTGTGGGGCGCTTGCCTCAGAGGGCAGAAAGTGCGGGGTGCCCTTACTCAGGGAGAGTGGCTCCAGGGACCCGGGGCAGCCAGAGgggcaggggcagcggccggCGGGGAGGCGGACTCGTACTTTGCCTCAACTCTGAGCCCCATCCCGAGCGCAAGGGAGAGGGCGGCGGAGGGCACGGTACTCACTAGGGCTCGTTGGTGAACCGGGGGGTCCGGGGCTGCTGGTATCCGTACAGGTGACAGTAGAGCACATCGAAGCAAAAGCAGCACATCTCCGCTGACACCACCATCTTCCGGGAGCCGGGCGATGAGGACGAGGCGGCGGACGACAAGGAGGGCGAGGGAGAGGTGGCGGCGGCCGGGGTAGAAAGTAGGGTCCCCACTCCGCAGCTCGGAGGGGGCGACAAGGAAatccccccgccgccgccgccgcagccctGGGGGGGAGAGAGGGTACAGCCGCTGCCGCTACCTCCTCCGGCTAGACCTCCTAGCCCGTTGAGCCGCGTACCGGCGCCTCCTAGTCCCAGCTCCCCTGCTCGGCACTGGCTCTCTCCACTgcagtgggaggaggaggaggcgccACCACCGCCACCCGAGCCAGAGGGGGGCGAACTGGACAGTTTCTGCTTCTTCACCCCGCAGCAACCCGCCGCCATCTTGGAACGGTCTCCCCCACGCAGCGCTTCCGACCCATAAGTGAGGCGAGCTGGCGGCGGGGGCGAGCACGCTGCGGCCCCGGCCGCCGGGGGCGCGCCAGGGGCTCGCGGGCCACGCGCGCGCGCGCCGCTCCCTGGTCCGGCCGCCCGGCCACGCGGCCAGCCCGCGCGCGCCCCCGCCCCGGCGCGCGCCCCGCGCTTTCGCGGCTCGGCACCTCTCGCCTGTCCCGCCGGCCTCGCGCCTCCTCCTCCTCGGAGCCGAGCCTCAGCCTCGAGCCCCGCGGCCCTACGAGGATGAGAGACGGGAAGCCCagtaggaaggaaagagaagaaagcggAGAATGGGAGCAAAGGGAGGAAGTGGGCACCCCGGAGACGGAGGAGCGAAAGGGAAACTAATGGGAAGGAAGCGGGGAGAAACAAGAAAGTCCGAAGTAAGTATCCAAGTCCCAAAGTACGACTCAGTGACGGGCACTGCACATAGTGTTAGTGACACCTGAGCCAAATTAAGTGGAACCTGAGCCACCGGCCTCAAATACGCTAGGTTCTGAACTGCCGGAGTGTGATCAAGCAGGTGCTTGGAACTCCACACCTGAGATCGCCCCTTATGAATCAGTCGGGGAACGGGCCATACTGCAGTGACTCCATCTGAACACGCATATAATCTTTTTTCCAAGATTATGGTAAAAGAGACACACTCTGTCCTTATTGACAGACATTCCAGCCCAATCGACTCTATATATCCCCATGCGTGTTCCTCAACTTTCCTTCCTAGCCCCGTAAAGacctttaaaagcaaaaaataaaatcctaaccAACACCTCACTGGTTCACAAATGTTCATTGTGGTCTGGAACTTGCACTGGTGGGTTATTGGGAGAGGGGATTGGCTTGGGAACAAAGCAGATTAGAAATATATCTGTAGTTAGCACAGATCTTACAGATAAACAGGGCAGGTAGTATACTTAGTCACAAGTTGAAAGATTTTGTTCAGGTATATGATGAGTTGttagtattcttttaaaattttctcaaagaATGCTTGGATGGATGAGGAGGCGTTTGATTGAGTCACTCCCATTCTGGGCGCCCAAGACAATAATCAAAtgtaaaatattcatagaaacGAAAGCTCATAGAAACAAAGTCTAAGCTTTTTGTGTTGTGTCTATGCCTTGCCAAAACATCTAGACAAAGTGAGGTATCTATCTGCATATTTGGAGGCATCAGAGGATTGATCGATTTTGTCACCTTTGAGCTAAATATGTGATATCTTGCAGATAGGTGAGGGCTGTTCATTTCACTCCAGGGGAAAAATAAGTCAACAAATTTTGAGCCTCTGTGTCTAGTATGTTTATGACACTgttattatttagtcactaagtgatgTCCAATTCTTCTGTaaccccgtgaactatagcccaccaggctcctctgtccttgggatttcccaggcaagaatactgaaatgggttgccattcccttctccaggggatcttccccatccagggatcaaacccacgtctcttgtgtctcctgcattggcaggcagattctttaccactgagctaccaggggactTGTGTTGAAATCCAGGAACTATTCTTCCCCACTCTAAAAGTTTATGAATTGAGTCAGATCTGTGCACCTAATCAGATAAATAactactatttattgagcactttttgGGTGCCAAATGCCATGCCTCATcttacccctgctgctgctgctgctaagtcgcttcagttgtgtccgactctgtgcgacctcagagacggcagcccaccaggctccgccatccctgggattctccaggcaagaacactggagtgggctgccatttccctctccaatgcatgaaagtgaaaagtgaaagtgaagtctctcagtcgtgtccgaccctcggtgaccccatggactgcagccttccaggctcctccgtccatgggattttccaggcaagagtactggagtggggtgccattgccttctccatcatcttACCCCATAACCCTACAAATAATATATTATGTCATTTGATCTTCACATGAGGTTGAAGAGGTTgctcatttacagatgaggaaattgaaccTCAGTAGTAACTTGCCCAACATCACACACCTATAAAGTGATGGATTTTAATGTGAACATGTCTGACTCCAAAAACCATGCTGTTGTGCTACACTGCCTCTCAGTACTTGTGTAGGATAAAAGGCTAGAGACGGATAAAAGATGGTGACATTAAGCTACAGTAGGTGGACTGGAggttaaataaaaacaagaacatcGTTTTTATGGAAAGATTAGAAAACACTGAAATATGTTAAGAAGGAAAGATGAAGACTCTCCTAAAAGACAGATTTTATGAAACAGACAGATCAATTGTCTAGGATAGTTAGATGCAACCTAAAGGCGAAAGAGATGGTTTAACTGATTTGTGATATGTGATCACATCCTCTCAAACCTCATCATTGCTGTTAGAACTATCCTCCTGTTTGAGGGAAAATAACAATTTGTTGTCAACCACtggtgtagtttttaaaaaatgtattaatttgtcTGTGTTGCAGAAGAGAaagcagattttctttctttctttctttttttttttttttttttttactgcttcaCAACAACCAGTACCGTtagagtgttttgttttgttctttatccTTAACTATCAGAGCCTACCTTTTAATTTGTTTGAAACTAGGACAAATACAATATCAGACAATAGGTACCAATTTATTCAGCACTCCACTAAGAAGTGGTCACTTCTAGAGTAGAAAAGCAGAGCCATTTAATGACATCACACAACAGTGTAGCACAGGAAGCAAAGTAGGATACCATGGATGGCTGCTTCTGCTAGGGGAATTCAGGAAAGCAGAATGTAATCTCCCAATTTAGAATTTGGCCAGTAGACAAGAGTCTAACACCCCTACTCTTGTGAAAATAGCAAGGAATCTTTAATAAGCACCAGTAGTCATGTCCTTAGTTCTGCATTTCATCTGAAAGACAAAGCACTATCATGGTTATCATCCAGGCTAGGGGACTGATGCAATGGGAAACCCTAAGACAAGGACATCCCAGTTGAGTTACAAAAATAGCTTTCCCCCCAAGGATTTTAAATGCCAACCCCAAATCTTCCAAACATAAAGGAAATAGACAAACCCAAACACAATCCTTGTAGAAAAGACATCATTATCTGACCACTAGGTGTTACTATCTGAAGGACTTTGTTGAATTGGCTGGCTAAAAGGGGAAAAACACTCCAACTTTTTTCTCTGTGCTAACTTCTCCTGATTCTGGCTTGTCTCCCATACTAACCATGAGCCTCAAGATGCTTTGCAAATCCCTTGgcaagtggtggtggtggtggtaatgccTCCTTTTAGCCTTTGAGGAAATACTTCTGCACTTGTTTTCTTGCAAAGTCACCACCatagaaataaacatatttcattCAAACACAAAATCCACAGATCAAATTCTGtgggaaaaaaacttttttttttacatctgcaCAAAGTGCATgctggatgaggaaactgacctTGCTTAGGATTCCCTTGACTTGAAGTATAAAGGTCAAAGTATGATAAAGCACATGTTTCTACCCGCTGCTGATACTGGAGTGAAGTGATAATATCCTCCAGAGGAAACGTTAAGGTGCCTTCTGCTTTTTGTAACTGACTGTCAAGCTGGGAGCAAAAGATTCcatgtttcttttaaatgaaaaagaagtaaataggCCATAgtttctttgttgacaaagtacatTCAAACTTTAAGCATTTCTGCTTCTGTATCTGCCTGTAAATTGCTGTTAACTAACtcttgtcaaatgcttttttacaCAACTGTGACAAACTATTTGAACAAAGGTTATGCACATTAGTAACTGCAGTAAAACTGGAAATTGAATTATACCTAATAGTTGCTGATTATTTTATCATTACCTCAATTTATTCTCATGCTTACAATAGTTAttcttcatttcagaaaaaaaagaataattgtaATTTGATGAGTAGTGAACACATAAAAATGTTGCAAAATTGTTTTCTTAGGTTTCTGGCAGTGTGGATGGCATGAGGAACATTCACATAGTTCAATGAAAAAACTTCCATTTATGCCCAAACAAGTGTTatttttatcctctgtcatcaaACTTTCTCAACTGTCATCCTTGAACAACTGCAGAATGTAGTATTATTAGCTACCACTTTGATCTAACCTTGTACACATATGACACATGGTTGTGGTGGCGGAGGTGGTGATCAGTTCCCTTTTATATTTGAATGAATATGTGAATAAATACTGAAATTCTTTACCTGCTTTACAGTTCAAATGGATAAAtcagcttttgttttcttgattacAAATCAGATCCTTCCCTCCTGAAACCGGTCTTTATCTAATGAACACATTAATGAGACAAAGGACCATGGTCTACTTTTGACTGTTTTCTAGTTGTTTCATTTATATCTTCTATTGTCAAGCAAGCTAATTGAATGTTGTTTCACTACCTATTTCCTTGAGACAAAGTTATATCAACTCTTCAATAAGATTTAGGTATGTGAATATCTATACTGAATGTGGAAGAATTCACAAAACTAGCTAGTTGTGGGTTGGCAAGGAAAGTTTTTAGAGAAGAGATGATCAAAATGAGTGTTATTTTGGGCAGTTATGGGAGTTGTAATATACTGAGAAATATCAATgatttcagatatacagatgataccacccttatggcagaaagtgaggaggaactaaagagcctcttgatgaaaatgaaacaggagagtgaaaaagttggcttaaaactcaacattcagaaaactaagatcatggcatctggtcccatcagttcatggcaaatagatggagaaacagtggaaacagtgggagactttattttggggggctccaaaatcactgcagatggtgactgcagccatgcaattaaaagacccttacaccttggaagaaaagttatgaccaacccagacagcatattaaaaagcagagacattattttgccaacaaaggtccgtctggttagttcagttcagttcagtcgctcagtcgtgtccgactctttgcgaccctatgaatcgcagcacgccagacctccctgtccatcaccaactcctggagttcactcagactcatgtccatcgagtcagtgatgccatccagccatctcatcctctgtcgtccccttctcctcttgcccccaatccctcccagcatcagagtcttttccaatgagtcaactctttgcatgaggttgccaaagtactggagtttcagctttagcatcattccttccaaagaaatcccagggctgatctccttcagaatggactggttggatctccttgcagtccaagggactctcaagagtcttctccaacaccacagttcaaaagcatcaattcttcggcgctcagcttacttcatagtccaactctcacatccatacatgaccacaggaaaaaccatagccttgactagatggac
This genomic window contains:
- the AMMECR1 gene encoding nuclear protein AMMECR1 isoform X2, translating into MAAGCCGVKKQKLSSSPPSGSGGGGGASSSSHCSGESQCRAGELGLGGAGTRLNGLGGLAGGGSGSGCTLSPPQGCGGGGGGISLSPPPSCGVGTLLSTPAAATSPSPSLSSAASSSSPGSRKMVVSAEMCCFCFDVLYCHLYGYQQPRTPRFTNEPYPLFVTWKIGRDKRLRGCIGTFSAMNLHSGLREYTLTSALKDSRFPPMTRDELPRLFCSVSLLTNFEDVCDYLDWEVGVHGIRIEFINEKGSKRTATYLPEVAKEQGWDHIQTIDSLLRKGGYKAPITNEFRKTIKLTRKQRFQVMNISTVQNI